aaaacagatcagATTAGTCTAAAGTATACAGTTTTGTTTTGCCTCAATACTATTTGTTCAAATCATCTCCCGTCTAAGCCAAATAGCTACCTTATTCACTCTCTCTTGAAGCCAGGGATAATCTACCAATTTATAGAGTCTTGATCGTATTTTGGCTCTCTATATGCTTAAACGCTACACTATTTTtcaattatcaatataaattaatttttgaggaGAGAAAAGATGATAATACAACATTTAATAATATGGTTTTGAGtataattttgtagaaaataaccATTTAAACAGGCTAAATACATTGGCTCCTTTATGTGGTGaattctttaaaagaaaaaaaaacattatttagaaacaatttagttattaaaacacATATAGCAAAATGAAATATTCTTCTATATAACTATATGCTTCCTCTGACTTAGATAGTAAATGCACAAGTCAACATAGAGATAAACACGTTCCAAGACAAGTCTTGAGTGTTCACAAGTGAAACCTTATAGTGGATAAGTTTCACCATTTTTCACAATGTTTCACAAAGATTGTTGTTTTGGAATCTCACCTATTTTATACTCATATTACAACACCAAAAACAatcatgttttgatatatagtatacaaagggaaaataatatatatagaattattttaactaatatGAGTTATATGGGTACATAATTAATAAGGTTaccttgaaaacaaaaaaaaaatatttatatttttatgaaaaacaaaaataaaggaATATTATTTAGCTTTAGGGAAAATGATGAAATGATTTCCCAAATTGTTGTAAAATTAGACCTGAATATGAAAATGATCCTCCCCTTATGCAACCCATGTACTTTCccatatattaaatagtattgttttattttttagtttaatttaagtaTGTTTTGTAACTAagattagttttgaattttcagaggCATGAACCACATGGTTAATTTAAAAGGAAGCTCTGGAAATTTATTACTTCTAAAATGCTTTTTCTAGAATCATATATTTGGAGAGTTACACCGTAGAATTTagctaaaatatgaaaataagttgTGAAATAAAAACGACATAGCTATTACTTCTATTAATGTAAGATCTATTTTGTGGTAGGAGGAGCTGCGCTACCAACTTTTGAACATTGTTCTTTGAGAGGAAAAACTGGATAGATTGGAAATTTTGGCAAGCAATAGGCTTCGGCTTCCAAGAATGCTTTGCAACAAGCGGGGCCTATATGTCCGAATTTTCCTGTGAGTAAGGATGTATAAATCTCCATAATGCATCCTGGAACATTCATCACTGAAGACCAACATTTTGCTACATCAGGTAATCCTGGAATACCGGGACTTGGTTGGAATGGGAGTGGAAAAGGAAATGGGATGGGAAACTGGGGAAGTTGAGCATTGGCAGAGACTACAAAACCCACAACCACCATTAGGAACCAGAAATGTTTAATAGACATTATGAAATAagggaaaaagaagaaatatttcttcaaatatatgaGTCTTTATAGAGTTTGTATTTTGATTGATGAACATATTGTACAATCCTTtgtctatttatattgaaagGAAAGAAGCTATAGAAACGTCTTTGTACTTTTATGTGAAACTTAATTACCTGATTTCAAATAATACAAAGCAGAAACCGATGAGAcaaacattattaaatataactggTGGACTCTTAAGTCATGAAAAAAAACTGATCAGATTAGTCTTAAGTATACAGTTTTGTTTTGCCTCAATACTATTTTTTCAAATCATCTCCCGTTTAAGCCAAATAACTACCTTTTCCGCTCTCTCTTGAAGCCAGGGGTAATCTACCAATTTCTAGAGTCTTGATCGTATTTTGGCTCTCTATATGCTTAAACTCCAAACtattttttcaattatcaatataaatttatttttgaggAGAGAGAACATGATAATACAACATTTAATTATATGGTTTTGAGtataattttgtagaaaataaccATTTAAACAGGCTAAATACATTGGCTCCTTTAGGTGGTGAAttctttaaaaggaaaaaaacattatttagaaacaatttatttattaaaaaacatatagCGAAATGAAATATTCTTCTATATAACTAAATGCTTCCACTGACTTAGATAGTAAATGCACAAGTCAACATAGAGATACACATGTTCCAAGACAAGTCTTGAGTGTTCACAAGTGAAACCTTCTCGTGGATAAGTTTCACTATGTTTCACAATGTTTCACAAAGATTGTGGTTTTGGAATCCTCACCTATTTTATACTCAAATTACAACACCAAAAACAatcatgttttgatatatagtatacaaagggaaactaatatatatagaatttattttagttaatatgAGTTATATGGGTACATAAGTAATAAGGTTaccttgaaaacaaaaaaatatttatatttttatgaaacaaaaaagaaaaattaaaggaATATTATTTAGCTTTAGGGAAAATGATGAATTGATTTCACTCAACTTGTTGTAAAATTAGAcctgaaaatgaaaatgatCCTCCCCTTATGCAACCCATGTACTTTCccatatattaaatagtatttttttattttgtagtttaatttaagtatgttttgtaattaagattactttttgaattttcagaggCATGAACCACATGGTTAATTGAAACGACATAGCTATTACTTCTATTaatgtaaaatctattttgtggTAGGAGGAGCTGCACTACCAATTCTTGAACATTGTTCTTTGAGAGTAAAAAGTGGATAGATTGCAAATTTCGTCAAGCAATTGGCTTCGGCTTCCAATAAGGCTTTGCAACAAGCACGGCCTATTAGTCCGAATTTTCCTGTGAGTAAGGATGTATAAATCTCTATAATGCATCCTGGAACATTCATCACTGAAGACCAACATTTTGCTACATCAGGTAATCCTGGAATACCGGGACTTGGTTGGAATGGGAGTGGAAAAGGAAATGGAATGGGAAACTGGGGTAATTGAGCATTGGCAGAGACTACAAAACCCACAACCACCACTAGGAACCAGACATGTTTAATAGACATTATGATATAAGGGAATAAGAAGACatatttcttcaaatatatgagtctttatcgattttgtattttgattgaTGAGTACAATCCTCtgtctatttatattgaaagGAAAGAAGCTATAGTTACGTCTTTGTACTTTTATGTGAAACTTAATTacctgttttcaaataatacaaaGCAGAAACCGATGAGActaacattattaaatataattgggGGACTCTTAAGTCATGAAAAAAACTGATAAGATTAGTCTAAAGTATACAGTTTTGTTTTGCTTCAATACTATTGTTTCAAATCATCTCCCGTCTAAGCTAAATAGCTACCTTCTCGCTCTCTCTTGAAGCCAAGGGTAATCTACCAATTTATAGAGTCTTGATGGTATTTTGGCTCTCTATAtgcttaaactctaaactatttttcaattatcaaaataaattattttttgaggAGAGAGATCAtgataataaaacatttaataatatggttttgagtataattttgtagaaaataaccATTTAAACAGGCTAACTACATTGGCTCCTTTAGGTGGTGAAttctttaaaaggaaaaaacattatttagaaacaatttagttattaaaacacatatagcaaaatgaaatatttttctatataactATATGCTTCCTCTGATTTAGATAGTAAATGCACAAGCCAACATAGAGATACACATGTTCCAAGACAAGTCTTGAGTGTTCACAAGTGAAACCTTATAGTGGATAAGTTTCACTATTTTTACAAAGATTGTGGTTTTTGAATTCTCACCtattttatactccctccgtttcagaAAGATGCACgttattggaaaaaaaattgtttcaaaaatatatatttttcatattttcaaggtactttttgtcaactaataatgaaaaattatgtgtttcaaaaacattaattgtatttcttgaaatcttattggtttagaaatataggaaatataaaattaaaaaaaactatgcattaataactaagttttaatgtgttttcttaataagtgtgaaaatccTATAATgtgtattattttgaaacagagggagtagtatacaaaaggaaagaaatatatattgtaGTTATGTTAATTAATATGAGTTAAATGGGTACATAAGTAATAAGGttaccttaaaaacaaaaaaaattatatatttttataaaacaaaaagacaaaataaagaatattatttatctttagggaaaatgatgaattgatttccttcaattttttgtaaaattagacctgaatatgaaaatgatcctcccctttgttgttatttatatttagtttttagatGCAACCCATGTACTTTAccatatattaaatagtattgttttattttgtagtttaatttAAGTATGTTTTGTAATTAAGAAAATTTTCAGAGGCATGAACCACTTGGttaatttaaaaggaaacttGGAAAACTTATTACTTCTAAAATGCTTTTTATAGAATCATATGTTTGGAGTGTAACACCGTAGAATTTAgctataatatgaaaataagttGTGAAATAAAAACGACGTAgctattaattatattaatctaaaatttattttgttgtaGGA
This portion of the Raphanus sativus cultivar WK10039 unplaced genomic scaffold, ASM80110v3 Scaffold2008, whole genome shotgun sequence genome encodes:
- the LOC108830601 gene encoding uncharacterized protein LOC108830601, with product MSIKHFWFLMVVVGFVVSANAQLPQFPIPFPFPLPFQPSPGIPGLPDVAKCWSSVMNVPGCIMEIYTSLLTGKFGHIGPACCKAFLEAEAYCLPKFPIYPVFPLKEQCSKVGSAAPPTTK